The following nucleotide sequence is from Anaerolineales bacterium.
GCTGATGAAAGGGATCTTCCGATATTCCAAGCGTATACCCACTCCGGAAGCTTCTGCCATCTCATAGGCATGCCCGAGCAAGCTAAATCCCGTGATGTCGGTGCCCGCCTGCAGATTAAATTCCTGCGCCAGCTCAGCGGCTGCCTTGTTCAGTTTTTTCATCCAGCCTACCGCTTCGGCTATGTCGGCTGGGTCGGCTTGCTCACGCTTGAGGGCAGTGGTGGTGGTGCCGAATCCGAGGGGCTTGGACAGTACCAGGCTATCTCCGACTTTTAAGCCCTTCTTGGTAAGCATGTGGCGCGGGTTGGTGAAGCCGATAACAACCAGGCCGTATTTCGGCTCCTTGTCTTGGACGGTGTGGCCCCCGGCGATCACCACGCCTGCCTGGCGGGCAATATCCGCCCCACCGCGCAGGATATCACTGATCACCTCGGTGGGCAGGTCAGGTGGCAGGGCGGCGATATTAAGCGCCAGGAAGGGTTTGCCACCCATGGCATACACGTCTGACAGGGCATTGGCGGCAGCAATCGCCCCGTAATCATAGGCATCATCCACTACCGGGGTGAAGAAATCCGTCGTCATCACCAGGGCGCGTTCGTCATCCAGCTGCCAGACGGCCGCGTCGTCAGGCTCCCCTAACCCGACCAGCAGGTTGGGGTAATCATTGGGGTTGAAAATCCCCTGCAGGGGGCGCAGCACCTGCGCCAGCGTTTCCGCATTCAGCTTTGATGCTCAACCAGCGCAGCTGGAGAGCGTTGTCAGGCGGATTTGCCGTCCGGAGGGTGCGTTTTCTGGTTTACTGGACATATTCTTCAATTCTTTAGATCATCCCTCCCTTACGGTGTCTCTTAGGGAGTAGGTGTTGGGGTTGCGGTGGGCAGGGTTGGCAGGGTCAACAGGTAGGGATTGTCGTTGGGGACAAGCATTACCTGGATGCCTGGGGCAAGCTCGTTGATATATTGATATAGCAACAGGTTGTCATTATTCTTGAGGGCGTTAGCGATCATCTGTAAAGCTTTCGCCTCTGCCTCTGCCTGCACCAGGCGTGCATCAGCAGCCCCTTGGGCATTGATCACCACGGCATCTGCCTGACCTTGCGCCACCTGGCGGGCTTGCTCAGCCTCCTGCTTCCTCTGCTGGACCACAAAAGCAGCCTGTTGGGCTAGCTGCTCAGCGATCTGCTTCTGCTCCACCGAGGCGGCGTATTCAGGCGAGAAGGTGATGTTGCGCAGGATGAAATCCACCAGGAGTAAGCCGTTTTCTGAGAGTTTTTCTGTCATCGCCTGGTTCATCTTGTTGGTCATTTCTACGCGCTTGCTGGTGACTACTTCCTCCACCCGGTACTGCGAGACTACATCTCGGATCACCCCACGCGATAAGGGTCGCACTAATCCATCGGTGTAGCGGTCTTGCCAATTGATGTGCAGTTGGACTACCTGGGCTGGGTCGATCGAATAAAGTACCGATGCGTCCACGAAGATCTCCTGCCCATCCGCAGTTCGGGCGGTGATCGAATCATCCCCCTGGATGGAGCCTTCACTGGGGGCGATCGACATGGTGTACGTCTGGCGTGAGATTGGGTAGGTGACCACACTCTCGAAGAAGGGGATGATCCAGCGCAGCCCGGGTTGTAAGGGCTGTGGCCTATATCCACCGGGCGCGATGGCTGAGATAACCACCCCACGATCCTCCGGCTGGACGAAAACCAGGCCGGCTGCCACTGTGGTCAAAACCACCGCGCCGGCAAGGACAATCAATGTGATGGTGACCGTACCTTTGACGTTTTTATTGCGCGAGGCACGCAATATCACAATGGCTATGAGGGCAATAAAAGCCATCCAGGCGCCCGCGGCGAAAAACTTGACAATACTTGCAACATTCATATGGAGCCTCCTGAGCAGGTTTCCTTTCGAAATCCTGATAGATTATACCCGTATTTCTACGGGAGCTTGTTTACCGGCAATCACCGGCTCACCCTTGATTTTAATGATGTTGCAAGCTTAATACCTGTGATAATCTGAGTTCTGGCCTGAAAAATGTGAAGTGTGATACCATCAGCATCATGGGGCATGCGACAGGCCGGGTGAGGGAGATCCGTATCGGGATGGGTGGCAAGTTGGAAGCTTATATTTCCTGTCCACCTGTGCTTGTTCCCTCTCCGGGGCAGTATACCCTGGGAATAGATGCGCATGACCCAAATGCAGTTTTGAGAACGCCGTTATTTCAGCTGGAAAGAGCCGAGCATGGTTTTTGGGCAGTGCCGCTGTTTCCGATTCAATGGGCTCCTGGAACAGACCTGGATTTGGTTGGTCCGCTGGGGTATGGATTCAACCTGCCACATAACATTCTCCGTCTGGGGCTGGTGGGCATGACAGAGACCATCGCTCGCCTGATACCGCTGATCCAGCATACAACTCAGAAGCCCACCAGTGTGGCTTTATTTACCGACCTGCCTGTGCCCATGTTACCTGCCTCTCTGGAAGTCCATCCCCTGGCTTCGATTAAAGATGAATTGAGTTGGCCGGATTTCATGGTGATCGACCTGCCCCTGGAATGCCTGGCTGGGCTACGAGATGTACTTGGGCTTGCTCACGGGCGTTCGCTGGCTTGCCCCGCGCAGGTATTGATTGCAGCTCCGTTTCCCTGTGCGGGGCTGGCCCAATGCGGGGCATGTGCCGTCCCCGGCCGGCGTGGCTGGAAGCTGGCCTGTGAAGATGGACCTGTATTTGATCTTAACGCCCTCAGGTGGTGAGGTGCAGCAGTGATATCCACCCATCTGCGCATAAGTTGCATGGATTTTCCGTAAGGAGCTTATGGCCAAGCATGATCTGAGCTTCCTTTTACCCGTCATGAATGCTGCGGGCTCATTAGGATTTACCCCCGATCTGCACGGGTCGTTGGATTGGTCCCGGTTTGGCGCGTTCATTACCAACCCCATCAGCTTGCTGCCTCGCACCCCCGCGCATGGCATGCGTTTCATTGATTACCCAGGCGGTTTCCTGCTGCATACGGGGTATCCCAACCCTGGCCTGACGCATGTGCAGCGCCAGCATGCCCGGCATTGGCAGCATGCCCCTGTACTGGTGATCGTGCACCTGCTGGGCGGGAGCCCGGAAGAGCTATCAACAATGACACGCCGCCTCGAAAATATGGAGGGTGTCAGCGGGCTGGAGGTGGGCTTCCCTTACGAAGCTGATTCCGGCATGGTTTCAGCTTGCCTCCAAGCCGCCAGCGGTGAACTGCCGGTGATCGCTCAACTGCCACCGGAGCGTTCCATGGAGCTTGCCTTGCTTGCCATTCAGGCTGGGGCTGCCATGGTCAGTCTGTCGGCCCCACGCGGCTTGCTCCCAACCCCAGGTGGTGAGCTGGTACAAGGCAGGCTGTTCGGACCAGCAGTTTTTCCCGCCGCATTGAAAGCGGTCAGCCGCCTGGCTCAGCTGGGTATCCCAACCATTGGTCGGGGTGGCATCTACGCTCAGGAGCATGTAATTGCCATGCAAAAGGCAGGGGCAGTAGCTGTCCAGCTCGATAGCGTCCTTTGGCGCGCAGCAGGCTACCGTATCTTAACTTGAGGGTATTGCCATGCAGGTATTGAAGATAGATTCACAGGTGAAAGCATTTATTCGCCTCGAGGATGGGGCTAACGTAGGCTTGATCCAGGCTGAGGCGGGCATGCTGTTGATCGATACCGCTTCCTCTCCGGCTGATATACGGGGTTTATTGTCGGCTGTCGATGCCCGACCCGAGCAAGTGAACCAGGTGGTCAATACTCATTTTCACACCGACCACACCTGGGGCAACCAGCTGTTTGACTGCCCGATCCTGGCCCACCGCCTGTGCCTGGAACGGATGCGCCTCTCCTTACAGGATGAATGGAGCGTGGCAGAGCTGCATGCATATGTTACCGAGTTAGAAAAGACCAACCCCCAAAAAGCTGAAGAGCTGCGCCTGCTGCTGCAGGAGCTACGCATAAAGCTGCCCAACCAGGTCTTTGAGCAAAAAGCTGAGGCTGAAATTGGTATCTTAAACTATATGGTGATCCACATGGGTGGGCACACCCCCGACTCAGCTATCGTATGGCTACCTGAGCGGGGTATCTTATTCGCGGCTGACCTGATCTTTCAGGGCCGCTACCCATATCTCTTTGACGCCAACATCCCTGATTGGATTGCCGCCTTGCAGCGTTTGATAGAATATCAGGCGCAGGTGATCATCCCCGGTCATGGGGTCCGTTGTAGTGATGCGGATATTGCCCATCTTAAAAATTATCTACAGGAGACGTGGGATCGAGCCCGTGAGCACATTCGGCAGGGGCACACTATCGAGGAAACTGTCATAGATGCCGCATTCCCAATCTTCGCACCTGGCAAGTACGAGAAACTTCACCAGGCGAATATCCGCTATATCTATGAGCAGATTGCCTCACCCCCTCTCGGTGAATGAGAAATATTGAAAATGGTTACGGATTAGCCGCCAGGAAATCCAGGGCATATTGGGCATCCTGGTAACCTGGGCGGTATTCCAGTGCCTTCTGCCAGTCAGCGGCAGCTTCCAGCTTCTTACCCATGCGGTACATGGCCCAACCGTGCCACAGCAATGCTTCCTCCGAATTGGG
It contains:
- the selD gene encoding selenide, water dikinase SelD, giving the protein MSSKPENAPSGRQIRLTTLSSCAGUASKLNAETLAQVLRPLQGIFNPNDYPNLLVGLGEPDDAAVWQLDDERALVMTTDFFTPVVDDAYDYGAIAAANALSDVYAMGGKPFLALNIAALPPDLPTEVISDILRGGADIARQAGVVIAGGHTVQDKEPKYGLVVIGFTNPRHMLTKKGLKVGDSLVLSKPLGFGTTTTALKREQADPADIAEAVGWMKKLNKAAAELAQEFNLQAGTDITGFSLLGHAYEMAEASGVGIRLEYRKIPFISGARKYAEQYIFPGGTYDNRLYFGSSVHFDLSLDEADQLSLFDSQTSGGLLLAVAQDKLDQLLSRATQIEQPIWVIGEVTQGKGIAVNP